The Streptococcus oralis region CTTTCATATTCCGTTTGCTTTAGAAAGAAAGTTGTTTCTTCCTGTTGAATATAATTAAATAGATTGAAAATTTTTTCTATCTCATATTTCCCATTAATACCTAAAAATGTATCAATAGAACTTTGAGTAATGTCTTCAAGCTTAATATTATCTGTAGATCTAAAATTTGACTCGCTCACTTCCACTTGTCTAAATAACTTAAACTGACTAGCAGACTTTAAAGGTGCAAATATGTTTTTACTTTCAGTAAAACTATTTACTAATTTTCTTACAATTACAAGTTGGTCACCATTCATTTTTTCTAGCCACAATTTTATAATTACCGGCTGACCAATCTCATTCTGAAAGAAGGGCTTATTATATACAATATTTTCAGCAGTAACTTTATTAATGCGAGAAAGATTACCAGTCAATCCTAACTCAATTGCATCAAAAATCGTTGTTTTACCATAACCATTTGGTCCCACTAAAAATGTTATCCCATCACTAAAGTCAATAACTGTTTCATTTCTAAAGTTTTTGAAATTATAAAGTAAAATTTTCCTAATCTTCACAAGTTCAGTCTCCTAAAATTTGATTTAAACTATCCAGCAAAAAACTAGCTTCATTTTCAAGTTGTTTCCTAATATCAACTCCATTAAAAATTTCTAAAATATCATCTACCTGCTTTTTATGATCATTTAAACCTTCCATTTCAATTCGTGATTGGATTTTATTTTCAACTATTTCAAAATGATTATCAGAATGAGGATGAGAAGCAAATGGTAATTTAATAATTAGTTGTATAGCAATGAAGTAAGCAGTATCAAAAAACATATCACTCTCAAATTTATCAAATAAAGACTCACCCTCAGGAGATGTAGACTGAATATAATTTAGTAAATCTTCAATATTCGAGTTCAGTCTACTCAATCCTTCCTCGGTATATAAGATGACATATTTTCTAAAATAATATTCATCTTCCTCAACTTTCATAATCATATTTCTAAGACTTTCATATGATTGCTTCAGTTCATCAACTTTAATAGTTACAAATAAAGAGGTATTTTTCTTAATTTTTTCATCATTAAGTTCTTCAAAGCAAGATATCAACTTATTTGTTTGCTCACAAGTAAAAAAATCTACCCCTCCTTCGCTGCTAGATTTAAAATCCTCCCTATTATATTCTTGAATAAGGAAAAATTCATTTCCGTCCCCTCCCCACAATTCTAAATGTTCATCACATTTATGAAAATTATGTTGTCCTAAGATTTGTTGCAAAAAACTATTCATTTCAATCCTCTTTCAATTTTTCAACAGTATTCACATAATCAATATATTCTAAATTATTTGAAAATATTCTATTTTTTTCCTCTCCAAGGGCTTCTGCAAGCAACTTTTCTTTTCCATCTTCATGAATTGGCTTCTCTTCAAAAAACTTTTGTCCATTGATACACAGATTAATCAAATAGTCAGTATCAAAGCTAGCTCTTATAAAGCTTTCATTAGTCATAATTTTATCTCGAACTCTACTCTCTGTGCCCTTAGGAGCATGAATCATGCTAAGTCTGAGCGACTCATGATTTAAATTATACCGTAAACTGTCTAACGAAAGCCTTTCTTGTTTACAAGTTTTAAGAAAATTATATAAAATATATTCAATGCTAATTTCATCAATTAATCTACCAATATCGTTCAGCCTTTTTGAACCAGAAATATCGCCATCTGGATGCAAGTCAATCAGCAATTGTTCAAATTTGTCATCAGGTAAATTTAATATCTGATTTATAACAGTCGTATCAACATCATCTTCAACAATGTTATTCCAATACACTTCAAGACTTAACTTTGCTCTCCTAATAGATTGTCTCTGGCGCTTCGCTTGCGAAGTAATAATGTTGAAAATCTCTTGAAAAGATATTACCGAATAGGCACCATTCCCATTACTATGTGATTGCACAATCTGTCTAGAAATTAAATCTTTAATCTCAGACAGTGTCTCCTCTATATGTTCAATATCATCTACTAAAGAACTTTTAGAAAATTTCAAAATCTCCTTAATTTCATTTTTGCAAAAATTATCAATAGGCGATTGATTCTCTACTACTAAATCACAATATTTTTTACCATCAGGATAGGTATATAGTTGAACTTGACTCTGATTAGGGACATAAGCTGCTCTTTTATATGTTTGCTGAAATGTTTGCTTATCCATATCCCAGCCTCGAACTTCACAAATTACATGTAAAAATCTATTATTTCTGTTCGTACCCGAGGTTTGATAT contains the following coding sequences:
- a CDS encoding ABC-three component system middle component 1, which produces MNSFLQQILGQHNFHKCDEHLELWGGDGNEFFLIQEYNREDFKSSSEGGVDFFTCEQTNKLISCFEELNDEKIKKNTSLFVTIKVDELKQSYESLRNMIMKVEEDEYYFRKYVILYTEEGLSRLNSNIEDLLNYIQSTSPEGESLFDKFESDMFFDTAYFIAIQLIIKLPFASHPHSDNHFEIVENKIQSRIEMEGLNDHKKQVDDILEIFNGVDIRKQLENEASFLLDSLNQILGD
- a CDS encoding ABC-three component system protein; translated protein: MKDKVMNYDRRNATSSWSGYNHQGKVGIFLALTELRKLVEKEEDYSSYELILEKNGGEDVEIFQAQTVVSRHQVKAKKAGKYPNDYANVRTINSRLHPTGYQTSGTNRNNRFLHVICEVRGWDMDKQTFQQTYKRAAYVPNQSQVQLYTYPDGKKYCDLVVENQSPIDNFCKNEIKEILKFSKSSLVDDIEHIEETLSEIKDLISRQIVQSHSNGNGAYSVISFQEIFNIITSQAKRQRQSIRRAKLSLEVYWNNIVEDDVDTTVINQILNLPDDKFEQLLIDLHPDGDISGSKRLNDIGRLIDEISIEYILYNFLKTCKQERLSLDSLRYNLNHESLRLSMIHAPKGTESRVRDKIMTNESFIRASFDTDYLINLCINGQKFFEEKPIHEDGKEKLLAEALGEEKNRIFSNNLEYIDYVNTVEKLKED